A part of Haloarchaeobius sp. HME9146 genomic DNA contains:
- a CDS encoding MFS transporter — protein sequence MAATHAQEAVPDPTEIPRKRAMAVVVLVVFLDLVGFGIVIPILPFYVRSFAVSDFFIGLLAASYSIMQFLAAPWLGRLSDQRGRRPVLVLSLLGSVVAWIIFGLAGALWVLFLARMLAGAMGGNIATAQAYVADVTPAAERAKALGILGASFALGFIFGPALGGFFASDPVLAVARDVLPAAVPVTQFSIPSFAAAGMSLLGVGVALAFLPEPDRLRPAGERQTLVGQFRNALGDPDLRGLVLAFFLVSVAFSGVTIAFIPWLADTFGYESEQAALFMTYVGVLGVIVQAGLVGKVSRRLGDERMAVLGGSALALGVASIPFAPTLGTLLPSLGPLPAGALAVVLVLPLLSFGNGLLNAALGALVSKSASAESQGSAFGVTQGAGSLGRTVGPPAMAGLYAFAFHWVPFIVGGLLLLPVLGLLLAFVRE from the coding sequence ATGGCGGCGACCCACGCGCAGGAGGCGGTCCCGGACCCCACGGAGATACCCCGCAAGCGCGCCATGGCGGTGGTCGTCCTCGTGGTCTTCCTCGACCTCGTGGGGTTCGGCATCGTCATCCCCATCCTGCCCTTTTACGTCCGGTCGTTCGCGGTGTCGGATTTCTTCATCGGGCTGCTCGCGGCCTCGTACTCCATCATGCAGTTCCTGGCCGCGCCGTGGCTCGGTCGCCTCTCGGACCAGCGGGGACGGCGACCGGTCCTCGTGCTCTCCCTCCTGGGGAGCGTCGTCGCGTGGATCATCTTCGGGCTGGCGGGCGCGCTCTGGGTGCTGTTCCTGGCGCGGATGCTCGCCGGGGCGATGGGCGGGAACATCGCGACCGCGCAGGCGTACGTCGCGGACGTGACGCCGGCCGCGGAGCGGGCGAAGGCGCTGGGCATCCTCGGCGCGTCGTTCGCGCTGGGGTTCATCTTCGGACCGGCCCTCGGCGGATTCTTCGCCAGCGACCCGGTGCTGGCCGTGGCGCGCGACGTGCTCCCGGCGGCGGTTCCGGTGACCCAGTTCTCCATCCCGAGCTTCGCCGCGGCCGGGATGTCGCTGCTGGGCGTGGGGGTCGCGCTGGCGTTCCTGCCCGAGCCCGACCGGTTACGGCCCGCGGGGGAGCGCCAGACGCTGGTCGGGCAGTTCCGCAACGCGCTGGGCGACCCCGACCTGCGAGGACTGGTCCTCGCGTTCTTCCTCGTCTCGGTCGCGTTCTCGGGTGTCACCATCGCGTTCATCCCGTGGCTCGCGGACACCTTCGGCTACGAGTCCGAGCAGGCCGCGCTGTTCATGACCTACGTGGGCGTGCTCGGCGTCATCGTCCAGGCCGGCCTCGTCGGGAAGGTCTCGAGGCGACTGGGCGACGAGCGCATGGCTGTCCTGGGCGGGTCGGCGCTGGCCCTCGGCGTCGCGAGCATCCCGTTCGCGCCGACGCTGGGGACGCTCCTGCCGAGCCTCGGGCCACTGCCGGCCGGCGCACTGGCGGTCGTGCTCGTCCTGCCGCTGCTCTCGTTCGGAAATGGACTACTCAATGCGGCGCTGGGCGCGCTGGTGTCGAAGTCGGCGAGCGCGGAATCACAGGGCAGCGCCTTCGGTGTCACCCAGGGTGCCGGGAGCCTCGGCCGGACGGTGGGACCCCCGGCGATGGCCGGGCTCTACGCCTTCGCGTTCCACTGGGTCCCGTTCATCGTGGGCGGGCTGTTGCTCCTCCCGGTGCTGGGGCTGTTGCTGGCGTTCGTTCGGGAGTAA
- a CDS encoding 3-oxoacyl-ACP synthase, giving the protein MSREEYAGAVALTGFGTYVPDQTVSGAEIAARSGIPEDVVTEKMGLRRKHVCPPEADHCSDMCVEAGRDALADAGVDPDEVDLVLYHGSEYKDHVVWSAAADIAARLGCSDAFATESYSLCAGAPIAIRQVKAQLLADHVDTALLVTASREEDLVDYDNERSSFMFNFGSGATAMVLESDAEPGQVRAHVHESAAITDGSFSRDVVMPAGGSARPASAETVQHGLHTLDVPDQQGMKERLAEVSLPNFREVAETAMERSSVEDVDFVSLTHMKRSFHELLCEELGCDPGSESYYLDDYGHVQSADQILALSEGLERGLVASGDSVLFLAAGTGYTWAATCLTWQS; this is encoded by the coding sequence GTGAGCCGGGAGGAGTACGCAGGGGCAGTCGCCCTCACCGGCTTCGGGACCTACGTTCCCGACCAGACCGTTTCTGGCGCGGAAATCGCCGCGCGGAGCGGGATTCCCGAGGACGTGGTCACCGAGAAGATGGGCCTGCGCCGGAAGCACGTCTGCCCACCGGAGGCGGACCACTGCAGCGACATGTGTGTGGAGGCGGGCCGAGACGCACTCGCGGACGCCGGGGTGGACCCGGACGAGGTGGACCTCGTGCTCTACCACGGCAGCGAGTACAAGGACCACGTCGTCTGGTCGGCCGCGGCCGACATCGCGGCCCGCCTGGGCTGTTCGGACGCGTTCGCCACCGAGAGCTACTCGCTCTGTGCCGGCGCGCCAATCGCCATCCGGCAGGTCAAAGCGCAACTGCTCGCCGACCACGTCGACACCGCACTGCTCGTGACGGCCAGCCGCGAGGAAGACCTCGTCGACTACGACAATGAGCGCTCCTCGTTCATGTTCAACTTCGGTTCCGGGGCCACCGCGATGGTGCTGGAGTCCGATGCTGAACCGGGGCAGGTTCGCGCCCACGTCCACGAGAGCGCCGCAATCACCGACGGGTCGTTCTCCCGCGACGTGGTGATGCCCGCCGGTGGCTCGGCCCGCCCCGCCAGCGCCGAGACGGTCCAGCACGGCCTGCATACCCTCGACGTGCCCGACCAGCAGGGCATGAAGGAACGCCTCGCCGAGGTCAGCCTCCCGAACTTCCGCGAAGTCGCCGAGACCGCGATGGAGCGCTCCAGCGTGGAGGACGTGGATTTCGTCTCGCTGACGCACATGAAGCGGTCGTTCCACGAGTTACTGTGTGAAGAGCTGGGGTGTGACCCCGGCTCGGAGAGCTACTACCTCGACGACTACGGCCACGTCCAGTCCGCCGACCAGATTCTGGCCCTGTCTGAGGGGCTGGAGCGCGGGCTGGTGGCTAGTGGGGATTCGGTGCTGTTCCTGGCTGCCGGGACCGGCTACACCTGGGCCGCGACCTGTCTGACCTGGCAGTCGTGA
- a CDS encoding branched-chain amino acid ABC transporter permease has product MAMFLPRVDTMVTVFYFGLFAMSFDFISGYTGYLSFGHAAFYGLGAYFVILVANGKIPVLGPETPFMVSLVVAGILAALLALLVGAVSFRLSGVYFAMITLGFSQILYVLFSNWDFVSDSPQDGVSASIQEGFAIGVPYVDALNMRIGRLLGDQFVWGMDFVQLTGLGFLAPISHTIALGPTEVSYYMVGLVVVVCYFAMQRILHSPFGRAMVAIRENEERARAVGYDTFRVKMGAFAISGFFGAIGGGLLAGFKGSVAPENSFYFLAAGDALLASIIGGFGTLAGPLFGRLFHEGLHEFLSKEGGGLLPYLRETLGQGTLDTVLLNGFTVGEGIEVFLNGRAGLYIGLLFVVFVLYVPHGLLGTLRVRLGGTVAKRLPAHIQRYLK; this is encoded by the coding sequence ATGGCGATGTTCCTGCCGCGCGTGGACACCATGGTCACGGTGTTCTACTTCGGCCTGTTCGCCATGTCGTTCGATTTCATCAGCGGCTACACCGGCTACCTCTCGTTCGGCCACGCGGCCTTCTACGGTCTCGGCGCGTACTTCGTCATCCTCGTAGCCAACGGGAAGATACCGGTGCTGGGGCCGGAGACCCCGTTCATGGTGAGCCTGGTCGTCGCCGGTATCCTGGCGGCGCTGCTCGCCCTGCTCGTCGGGGCGGTGTCGTTCCGGCTCTCCGGGGTGTACTTCGCGATGATCACGTTGGGATTCTCCCAGATCCTCTACGTGCTGTTCTCGAACTGGGACTTCGTCTCCGACAGCCCGCAAGACGGCGTCTCCGCCTCCATCCAGGAGGGCTTCGCCATCGGCGTGCCCTACGTCGACGCGCTGAACATGCGCATCGGGCGGCTGCTCGGCGACCAGTTCGTCTGGGGGATGGACTTCGTCCAGCTCACCGGACTGGGCTTCCTGGCGCCCATCAGCCACACCATCGCGCTCGGCCCGACCGAGGTGTCGTACTACATGGTCGGTCTCGTGGTCGTGGTGTGTTACTTCGCGATGCAGCGCATCCTCCACTCGCCCTTCGGCCGCGCCATGGTCGCCATCCGCGAGAACGAGGAACGCGCCCGCGCCGTCGGCTACGACACCTTCCGGGTCAAGATGGGCGCGTTCGCCATCTCCGGGTTCTTCGGAGCCATCGGTGGCGGCCTGCTCGCCGGGTTCAAAGGCTCGGTCGCCCCCGAGAACTCCTTCTACTTCCTCGCGGCGGGTGACGCGCTCCTGGCATCGATCATCGGCGGGTTCGGCACCCTCGCCGGGCCGCTGTTCGGTCGCCTGTTCCACGAGGGGCTGCACGAGTTCCTCTCGAAGGAGGGCGGCGGGCTCCTGCCGTACCTCCGCGAGACCCTCGGCCAGGGCACCCTCGACACGGTGCTCCTGAACGGCTTCACCGTCGGTGAGGGTATCGAGGTGTTCCTGAACGGCCGGGCCGGCCTCTACATCGGCCTGCTGTTCGTCGTGTTCGTCCTCTACGTCCCCCACGGCCTGCTCGGGACGCTCCGGGTGCGCCTCGGTGGGACGGTCGCGAAGCGACTGCCGGCGCACATCCAGAGGTACCTGAAGTGA
- a CDS encoding branched-chain amino acid ABC transporter permease, with amino-acid sequence MVSFVDAILHFLDLGVLVGIVLDGLAKASLYIMIAAGLTLIFGLMGVLNFAHGSLTTIGAYLGGLLMVTLVSQASGDVARLGLFFVAVVVVFALLTGFGSLLEVKLIRPLYDRPPLYQILLTFGVTLVLEEVLRMVLLFYDVQPSTDWQEALGTKPDLLSPENSFLVLGARVQGLELFEIVFGAVVVAGLWAFLTKTRYGLYIRAGSEDTEMAEALGINIRQAFTVVFGIGVGVTGIAGTLLMWDVAWAASIGLGAEVLLPAFVVVIVGGLGTFRGTVIAGILVGFVDAVTTELFTSNIVSFSALPELMIFLILVVMLVVKPQGLYGVEEVGGH; translated from the coding sequence ATGGTCTCCTTCGTCGACGCCATCCTGCACTTCCTCGACCTCGGCGTCCTCGTCGGCATCGTGCTCGACGGGCTGGCGAAGGCGTCGCTCTACATCATGATCGCCGCCGGGTTGACCCTCATCTTCGGCCTGATGGGCGTACTCAACTTCGCCCACGGCTCGCTGACGACCATCGGGGCGTACCTCGGCGGCCTGCTGATGGTGACACTCGTCTCGCAGGCCAGCGGCGACGTGGCGCGGCTCGGGTTGTTCTTCGTCGCGGTCGTCGTCGTGTTCGCGCTCCTGACCGGCTTCGGGAGCCTGCTCGAGGTGAAGCTCATCCGGCCGCTGTACGACCGGCCGCCGCTGTACCAGATACTGCTCACCTTCGGGGTGACGCTGGTCCTCGAGGAGGTGCTCCGGATGGTGCTGCTGTTCTACGACGTCCAGCCCTCGACGGACTGGCAGGAGGCCCTCGGCACGAAGCCCGACCTCCTGTCGCCGGAGAACAGCTTCCTCGTGCTCGGCGCACGTGTGCAGGGGCTCGAACTGTTCGAGATCGTCTTCGGGGCCGTCGTCGTCGCCGGCCTCTGGGCGTTCCTCACGAAGACCCGGTACGGCCTCTACATCCGCGCCGGGAGCGAGGACACCGAGATGGCCGAGGCGCTCGGCATCAACATCCGGCAGGCGTTCACCGTCGTCTTCGGCATCGGCGTCGGCGTCACCGGTATCGCCGGGACGCTGCTGATGTGGGACGTGGCGTGGGCCGCCAGCATCGGCCTCGGGGCCGAGGTGCTGTTGCCCGCGTTCGTCGTCGTCATCGTCGGCGGCCTCGGGACCTTCCGGGGGACCGTCATCGCGGGCATCCTCGTCGGCTTCGTCGACGCGGTCACGACCGAACTGTTCACCAGCAACATCGTCAGCTTCTCCGCGTTGCCGGAGCTGATGATATTCCTCATCCTGGTGGTGATGCTGGTCGTGAAACCGCAGGGCCTCTACGGCGTCGAGGAGGTGGGTGGCCATTAG
- a CDS encoding ABC transporter ATP-binding protein produces the protein MSESSTGGQDSTTDGGNRSSDRGSHLLELSDVHTYYGESHILEGVSLHVDPGETVALVGRNGVGKTTTLRTALQLTPPREGTVRLRGEDVTGSATHEVARAGMGWIPEDRRMFSQLSVEENIRVAVKDGEDVESHLDTAFSAFPDLVEFREKKAGNLSGGQQQMVAIARGLVGENDLLLVDEPSEGLAPQIVENVAQALREVSEEASLLLVEQNFPLAMDLADRFYLMDNGQVVHSDTTDGVSADDEEIRRYLT, from the coding sequence ATGAGCGAGTCCAGCACGGGTGGACAGGACAGCACGACCGACGGGGGAAATCGTTCGAGCGACAGGGGGAGTCATCTGCTCGAACTGTCCGACGTCCACACCTACTACGGCGAGAGCCACATCCTCGAGGGCGTCTCGCTCCACGTCGACCCCGGTGAGACGGTCGCCCTCGTCGGGCGAAACGGCGTCGGCAAGACGACGACGCTCCGGACCGCGCTCCAGCTCACGCCGCCCCGGGAAGGGACGGTTCGCCTCCGTGGCGAGGACGTCACCGGTTCGGCGACCCACGAGGTCGCCCGCGCCGGCATGGGCTGGATTCCCGAGGACCGCCGGATGTTCTCGCAACTCTCCGTCGAGGAGAACATCCGCGTCGCGGTCAAGGATGGCGAGGACGTCGAGTCACACCTCGACACCGCGTTCTCGGCGTTCCCCGACCTCGTGGAGTTCCGCGAGAAGAAGGCCGGGAACCTCTCGGGCGGCCAGCAACAGATGGTCGCCATCGCCCGCGGGCTCGTCGGCGAGAACGACCTCTTGCTGGTAGACGAACCCAGTGAGGGACTCGCCCCGCAGATCGTCGAGAACGTCGCGCAGGCGCTCCGTGAGGTCTCGGAGGAGGCCTCGCTCCTGCTCGTCGAGCAGAACTTCCCGCTGGCGATGGACCTCGCCGACCGGTTCTACCTGATGGACAACGGGCAGGTCGTCCACTCGGACACCACCGACGGCGTCAGTGCGGACGACGAGGAGATACGGAGGTACCTGACGTGA
- a CDS encoding ABC transporter ATP-binding protein: MAAQLLRTSGLTKRFGGVTAVDGVDFGLADDECCALIGPNGAGKTTFFNLLTGALAPSEGRVEFRVDGDWRDITDHGPDQTASVGLHRSYQITNVFPTATVLENVRVAAQAHSDATVRFWRNVDAFPEFVAEAEAILDRVGLGGKTETVAQNLSHGEKRQLELGIALAGDPDVLLLDEPAAGVSSESVGDIVDLIRDVAGDHAVLLVEHNMDVVMDLADRIAVLHRGSLIADGEPEAVREDEAVQEAYLGGYDADAEHVASSNSGTTGGTGGGAV, from the coding sequence ATGGCCGCACAGCTGCTCAGGACGAGCGGCCTGACGAAACGGTTCGGCGGTGTGACGGCGGTCGACGGCGTGGACTTCGGGCTCGCGGACGACGAGTGCTGTGCGCTCATCGGCCCGAACGGGGCCGGCAAGACGACGTTCTTCAACCTGCTCACGGGGGCGCTCGCGCCCTCCGAGGGGCGCGTCGAGTTCCGCGTCGACGGCGACTGGCGAGACATCACGGACCACGGGCCCGACCAGACCGCGTCGGTCGGGCTCCACCGCTCGTACCAGATAACGAACGTCTTCCCGACCGCGACGGTCCTGGAGAACGTCCGCGTGGCCGCCCAGGCCCACAGCGACGCGACGGTGCGCTTCTGGCGCAACGTCGACGCGTTCCCCGAGTTCGTCGCGGAGGCCGAGGCCATCCTCGACCGGGTCGGCCTTGGTGGGAAGACGGAGACGGTCGCACAGAACCTCAGTCACGGCGAGAAGCGCCAGCTCGAACTCGGCATCGCCCTCGCGGGCGACCCCGACGTGCTCCTGCTGGACGAACCCGCCGCGGGCGTCTCCTCCGAGAGCGTCGGCGACATCGTCGACCTCATCCGGGACGTCGCGGGCGACCACGCCGTCCTGCTCGTCGAGCATAACATGGACGTGGTGATGGACCTCGCCGACCGAATCGCCGTGTTGCACCGCGGCAGCCTCATCGCCGACGGTGAGCCCGAGGCCGTCCGCGAGGACGAGGCGGTCCAGGAGGCGTACCTCGGCGGCTACGACGCCGACGCCGAGCACGTCGCGAGTTCGAACAGCGGCACGACTGGCGGTACCGGAGGGGGTGCCGTATGA
- a CDS encoding ABC transporter substrate-binding protein: protein MSRVDISRRRMLGTLGALGVGGLAGCTSGGQETETDTTATDGGGGGGGGTKTTTQADVSASGTVKVGVMQPMSGDLQYYGMQSIWGFLSGLAYRTDTDPLTDVKTGTRTVEDGDVTWELHFKDTGFSADKAQTIATDLVQNEEVDVLFGCTSSASATRVIETVVKTPAVDIPFIAGPAASADITSSESTCSNQVFRANENTAMDARSGGTYVAKETDIEKVFLMGADYSFGKAVVNNYRNVLEANGITITGERFVPQGYSEFDGLFQAAVDSGADAVVGGFTVATLPNFMTTAANYDVRVFGGFATEITNSVVGSVLQNILGKPLTTQKIQDAEVGPFTTRYHWNQYDNEINSAFVDMYTSAYGKVPDLFTSGTFTAASSLHQAVQVSGSTEGVDIREALTGMTVADTPKGPDGYTYQEYNGQARSEMTVAYPVPTSDQWKSNWGAAIMPGDPVARVSADEVTIPEGSDQMGCSL, encoded by the coding sequence ATGTCGCGCGTGGACATCTCACGAAGACGAATGCTGGGAACGTTGGGTGCACTCGGGGTCGGCGGCCTCGCCGGGTGTACGAGTGGCGGACAGGAGACCGAGACAGACACCACGGCCACCGACGGTGGCGGTGGCGGCGGTGGCGGAACCAAGACCACGACGCAGGCCGACGTGTCGGCGTCGGGGACGGTCAAGGTCGGCGTCATGCAGCCGATGTCGGGTGACCTCCAGTACTACGGGATGCAGTCCATCTGGGGCTTCCTCTCGGGGCTGGCCTACCGGACCGACACCGACCCGCTGACCGACGTGAAGACCGGCACCCGGACCGTCGAGGATGGGGACGTGACCTGGGAGCTGCACTTCAAGGACACCGGCTTCTCGGCCGACAAGGCCCAGACGATCGCGACCGACCTCGTCCAGAACGAGGAGGTCGACGTGCTGTTCGGCTGTACCTCCTCGGCCTCGGCGACCCGCGTCATCGAGACGGTCGTGAAGACCCCGGCGGTCGACATCCCGTTCATCGCCGGGCCCGCGGCGTCGGCGGACATCACCTCCAGCGAGAGCACCTGCTCGAACCAGGTGTTCCGCGCGAACGAGAACACCGCGATGGACGCCCGCTCCGGCGGGACCTACGTCGCCAAGGAGACCGACATCGAGAAGGTGTTCCTGATGGGCGCGGACTACTCCTTCGGGAAGGCCGTCGTCAACAACTACCGGAACGTGCTCGAGGCGAACGGCATCACCATCACGGGCGAACGGTTCGTCCCGCAGGGCTACTCCGAGTTCGACGGGCTGTTCCAGGCCGCCGTCGATTCGGGGGCAGACGCCGTCGTCGGCGGGTTCACCGTCGCGACGCTGCCGAACTTCATGACCACGGCCGCGAACTACGACGTGCGCGTCTTCGGTGGGTTCGCCACCGAGATCACGAACTCCGTGGTCGGGTCGGTCCTCCAGAACATCCTCGGCAAGCCGCTGACGACCCAGAAGATCCAGGACGCCGAGGTCGGGCCGTTCACCACCCGCTACCACTGGAACCAGTACGACAACGAGATCAACAGCGCCTTCGTCGACATGTACACCAGCGCCTACGGGAAGGTGCCCGACCTGTTCACCTCGGGGACGTTCACCGCGGCCTCCTCGCTGCACCAGGCGGTGCAGGTGTCGGGGTCGACCGAGGGCGTCGATATCCGGGAGGCGCTCACCGGCATGACCGTCGCGGATACCCCGAAGGGGCCCGACGGCTACACCTACCAGGAGTACAACGGCCAGGCGCGCTCCGAGATGACGGTCGCGTACCCGGTGCCGACCAGCGACCAGTGGAAGTCCAACTGGGGCGCAGCCATCATGCCCGGCGACCCGGTCGCCCGGGTCAGCGCGGACGAGGTCACCATCCCTGAAGGGTCGGACCAGATGGGGTGCTCGCTGTAG
- a CDS encoding helix-turn-helix domain-containing protein produces the protein MIDISMDMEQYDCPFIDTTADHDVAFAAAHWEFNPVAEELECRMVVEGADRGALDNGLHALQDHGQMHDIDLLAKRENVAHLRTVMGQTDAMATIRRNDGYITGPFYIEDGSEMWHVGFDDEGRANGTLSELEKHNEFEVLERESTTLPSMNDIVRNAGAAMSLIDGCRDLSDVERKTLETAASEGYFESPRETTLGDLADEFGVSKPAVSKNLRRGQQKMVERVVDALSELDE, from the coding sequence ATGATAGACATCTCGATGGACATGGAGCAGTACGACTGCCCGTTCATCGACACCACTGCGGACCATGACGTCGCCTTCGCGGCCGCTCACTGGGAGTTCAACCCGGTCGCGGAGGAGCTGGAGTGTCGGATGGTCGTCGAAGGAGCGGATAGAGGCGCGCTCGACAACGGCCTGCACGCCTTGCAGGACCACGGCCAGATGCACGATATCGACCTGCTCGCCAAGCGGGAGAACGTCGCGCACCTGCGGACCGTGATGGGACAGACCGACGCGATGGCGACCATCCGCCGCAACGACGGCTACATCACCGGCCCGTTCTACATCGAGGACGGCAGCGAGATGTGGCACGTCGGGTTCGACGACGAGGGGCGCGCGAACGGCACCCTCTCGGAACTGGAGAAGCACAACGAGTTCGAGGTGCTCGAACGGGAGTCGACCACGCTCCCCTCGATGAACGATATCGTCCGGAACGCGGGTGCCGCCATGTCGCTCATCGACGGCTGTCGCGACCTCTCGGACGTCGAACGGAAGACCCTCGAGACCGCCGCCAGCGAGGGCTACTTCGAGAGCCCCCGGGAGACCACATTGGGCGACCTCGCCGACGAGTTCGGCGTCTCGAAACCGGCGGTGTCGAAGAACCTCCGGCGCGGTCAACAGAAGATGGTCGAGCGCGTGGTCGACGCACTCTCGGAACTCGACGAGTAG
- a CDS encoding DUF429 domain-containing protein, which produces MNSTPQFVGVDGSPDGWVAVRYSEAGFEDVQRYDAIQELWEENSAAETILVDIPIGLAKDAAAREPEKATREKLTGRTSSVFNVPIRGVLDIEDYDEANEEQKDEIDKGLQKQTFNITPRIREVDELLLDDNSDATQETLRESHPEVCFWAFHGEPMQYSKTGQPAAAFWERVEVLKEVDNSFTSNLATAGETIVGWGKPELSNDDLLDAFVLALTAKQGHENDYQTLPEKPTRDEKELNMEMVYAQPESGN; this is translated from the coding sequence ATGAATTCAACCCCGCAGTTCGTCGGCGTCGATGGGAGTCCCGACGGATGGGTGGCGGTGCGGTACAGCGAGGCTGGCTTCGAAGACGTGCAGCGATACGACGCCATTCAGGAGCTGTGGGAAGAGAATTCGGCAGCGGAGACGATTCTGGTGGACATTCCTATCGGGCTGGCGAAGGACGCGGCTGCGCGGGAGCCCGAGAAGGCAACCCGAGAGAAGTTGACGGGACGCACCAGCAGCGTGTTCAACGTCCCGATTCGCGGGGTGCTGGATATCGAGGACTACGACGAAGCCAACGAGGAACAGAAGGACGAGATAGACAAGGGACTCCAGAAGCAGACGTTCAACATCACCCCGCGTATCCGCGAGGTAGACGAGTTGTTGCTGGACGACAATTCGGACGCGACACAGGAAACGCTCCGAGAATCACACCCCGAAGTCTGCTTCTGGGCGTTTCATGGAGAACCGATGCAGTACTCGAAGACCGGGCAGCCAGCCGCCGCCTTCTGGGAGCGCGTCGAGGTGTTAAAAGAGGTCGACAACTCCTTCACCAGCAATCTTGCCACGGCCGGGGAGACAATTGTCGGATGGGGGAAACCCGAACTCTCCAACGACGACCTACTGGACGCCTTCGTGCTTGCGCTGACGGCGAAGCAGGGTCACGAAAACGACTACCAGACGCTGCCGGAGAAGCCGACGCGGGACGAAAAGGAACTCAACATGGAGATGGTGTACGCCCAGCCTGAGTCAGGGAACTGA